From a single Stomoxys calcitrans chromosome 4, idStoCalc2.1, whole genome shotgun sequence genomic region:
- the LOC106087692 gene encoding dentin sialophosphoprotein, which translates to MSHWITLIGLMQQMCSDSTEIEELLKETERLHKEKQLLQNYLKESERENMDLQMDLFKAKSVMAPSNEYQNERSNIETNSQLIKSCINLQSAVSQIDFTKILQCNYLEMEQNMQKEMQQMQDDTVSLSKWYEQMEQRDVVKRYREAEKEYKESNEDLSKIKSSFEKTKQEAFIRINNAREKRNKLIVCLAERSKQLNSLRLKFTKLQEYEEKLEDLKKRKAEMMHKLEAAKSKSNVQLKPYTTFSNSCPPSMPSSLLQPFIGDMPKFPTFEEIYKSLDQDISTSQVASEITVIENTTNIMIKSILRNTQENSMEINQSITTTHTKHVQFKKQLKEEFELNISSDATISDSSSVDSQDSIKAEPKLNQIGVMPTEASKLATQSDVTLCESSSTDSQDTVISNLKIDESEETEVKERTLILDSLPSSNDTDLENMVYDEEETNPTATKPKLEILECVVIKSPVAKVDCKNKENIFPHEGSSIKAGTKTKVLEKSDIEKMPPPPPITTTKKPCDNFEKTFYEEFLNFLPTSTDSADTDSDSPSTSRNVLKDIDSYLNEGEPESNNEIATSEECSLNSLDFNSKEQNESSNSKDSENALDFLDFGTTNSFTFDSNDDNEASGGICDFLF; encoded by the exons atgagccACTGGATAACTTTAATTGGACTTATGCAACAAATGTGCAGCGATAGCACAGAAATTGAAGAACTGTTAAAAGAAACGGAGCGATTGcacaaagaaaaacaattacttcaaaattatttgaaag AGAGCGAACGCGAAAATATGGATCTTCAAATGGATCTTTTCAAGGCAAAATCCGTAATGGCTCCCTCAAATGAATATCAAAATGAACGTTCCAACATCGAAACCAATTCTCAACTTATCAAAAGTTGCATCAACCTTCAAAGTGCCGTATCGCAAATAGATTTTACAAAAATCTTACAATGCAATTACTTGGAAATGGAACAAAACATGCAAAAAGAAATGCAGCAGATGCAAGATGATACTGTTTCTCTTTCAAAATGGTATGAGCAAATGGAACAAAGAGATGTCGTAAAGAGATATCGAGAAGCTGAAAAAGAGTACAAGGAGTCCAATGAGGATTTAAGTAAAATCAAAAGTTCATTTGAAAAAACTAAACAGGAAGCTTTCATACGCATAAATAATGCCAGAGAAAAGAGAAATAAATTAATAGTTTGTTTGGCTGAAAGATCCAAGCAGCTAAACAGTTTAAGACTTAAG TTCACCAAATTACAAGAGTATGAGGAGAAACTAGAAGATCTTAAGAAAAGAAAAGCTGAAATGATGCATAAACTTGAAGCTGCTAAAAGCAAG AGCAATGTTCAGCTAAAGCCATATACTACCTTCAGCAATAGCTGCCCACCATCAATGCCGTCTTCACTTCTTCAACCTTTCATTGGAGATATGCCAAAATTTCCAACATTTGAGGAAATTTACAAATCACTTGATCAAGACATTTCCACATCCCAGGTAGCATCTGAAATAACTGTTATAGAAAATACCACCAATATTATGATAAAGTCAATTTTACGTAATACTCAAGAGAACTCCATGGAAATAAACCAGTCCATAACCACGACCCATACCAAACATGTTCAATTTAAAAAGCAGTTGAAGGAAGAATTCGAATTGAATATCTCTAGCGATGCTACAATTTCCGACAGTAGTTCGGTTGATTCACAAGATTCTATAAAGGCAGAGCCAAAATTAAACCAGATAGGCGTTATGCCAACTGAAGCTTCAAAATTAGCTACACAATCAGACGTTACACTGTGTGAAAGTAGTTCAACTGACTCACAAGACACTGTTATTTCAAACCTAAAAATAGATGAATCGGAGGAAACTGAAGTGAaagaaagaactttaattttGGACTCATTGCCATCATCAAATGATACTGATTTAGAAAATATGGTATATGATGAAGAGGAGACAAATCCAACTGCTACAAAaccaaaattagaaattttagaGTGTGTTGTAATAAAGTCTCCTGTTGCTAAAGTCGATtgtaaaaacaaagaaaatatatttccCCACGAAGGCTCTAGCATCAAAGCTGGAACTAAAACTaaagttttagaaaaatcggatatAGAAAAAATGCCACCACCACCGCCTATAACAACTACTAAAAAACCTTgcgataattttgaaaaaacgtTTTACGAAGAATTCTTAAACTTCTTACCAACTTCAACTGATTCTGCTGATACGGATTCAGATAGTCCTTCCACTTCCAGGAATGTATTAAAAGATATTGATTCGTATCTAAATGAAGGCGAACCAGAGTCAAACAATGAGATTGCAACCAGTGAAGAATGTTCATTAAATAGTTTAGATTTCAATTCTAAAGAACAAAATGAGTCTTCCAATAGCAAAGATTCAGAGAATGCTTTGGATTTTCTGGATTTTGGAACCACAAATAGTTTTACATTCGATTCAAATGATGACAATGAAGCAAGCGGTGGTAtttgtgattttttattttaa
- the LOC106086742 gene encoding myoneurin yields the protein MQFINSNTDQYSEKQNLIICRACLNSIQDTIPYGIHTMDSQIRLWLQDPTLENSVIEDEFPKNVCHSCHQTLENFLKFYQMCLRSRELYTEMMKKGQRTTSGMSDNSDTLNASAKEVNCDWLEFDFVALPKSLLTDRSKTDCKLDPNVKEKIPSPATSKKKEDCIVSLFDLNDACSDHSSNDNIERASNSFATCKAGKIQISAPQDKSSKITVVKIDRKQKSHNEDKPQHICEECGKVYPSLARLIEHQYSHKPKTEYPYHCKECNKAFKHRQTFMAHQMRHAGIKNFQCPYCDMKKTTKSELRAHMNYHTKERQWLCPKCPLIFSSAANLRRHDQVVHQGIRRYSCSYCSTTFGKQESLKHHEMRHTGEKPHVCLICDKRFIQSVALKAHMKIHNKG from the exons atgcaATTTATAAACAGCAACACGGATCAATATTCCGAAAAACAAAATCTCATAATCTGTCGAGCTTGCCTCAATTCAATACAAGATACCATCCCATATGGCATTCATACAATGGATTCACAAATTCGCTTATGGCTACAGGATCCCACATTGGAAAATTCTGTTATAGAAGATGAATTTCCCAAAAATGTTTGTCATTCTTGTCATCAAACGttggaaaatttcctaaagtTTTATCAAATGTGTTTGCGCTCTCGGGAATTGTACACAGAAATGATGAAGAAGGGCCAACGTACTACCAGTGGGATGTCCGACAACAGTGATACTTTGAATGCAAGTGCAAAAGAGGTCAATTGCGATTGGCTGGAGTTTGATTTTGTGGCATTACCAAAATCGTTGTTAACAGACAGAAGTAAAACAGATTGCAAACTTGATCCAAATGTCAAGGAAAAg atTCCCTCCCCAGCTACCTCCAAAAAGAAGGAAGATTGTATTGTTTCCCTTTTTGACCTCAATGATGCTTGTAGTGATCATTCTAGCAACGATAACATTGAGAGAGCAAGCAATTCCTTTGCTACATGCAAAGCtggcaaaattcaaatttctgcaCCCCAAGATAAGAGTTCTAAAATAACCGTGGTTAAAATAGATCGCAAACAAAAATCCCACAATGAAGATAAACCCCAACACATATGTGAAGAATGTGGGAAAGTTTATCCATCATTAGCAAGACTGATAGAACATCAGTATTCGCATAAACCCAAAACAGAATATCCTTATCATTGTAAAGAATGCAATAAGGCTTTCAAACATCGTCAAACCTTTATGGCCCATCAAATGCGTCATGCTGGCATTAAGAACTTTCAGTGTCCCTATTGTGACATGAAGAAAACTACCAAAAGTGAATTAAGGGCACATATGAATTATCATACCAAAGAACGCCAGTGGTTGTGTCCAAAGTGTCCTTTGATATTTAGTAGTGCAGCCAATTTGCGTCGACATGATCAGGTAGTACATCAGGGAATACGACGTTATAGCTGCAGTTATTGTTCAACGACTTTTGGCAAACAGGAGTCTTTGAAACATCACGAAATGCGTCATACAGGAGAAAAACCGCATGTGTGTTTAATATGTGATAAAAGATTTATACAGTCGGTGGCATTAAAGGCCCACATGAAAATCCATAATAAAGGTTGA
- the LOC131997065 gene encoding zinc finger protein 875-like — translation MKKTSKKELDIHINYHTKERQWLCPKCSMLFYSANDLRSHDKIVHLRIRRFFCRFCDQAFAKNYALKHHEMRHTGEKPHVCSECGKGFIQMVSLRTHMKSHKLCEQKKSTKTNKGEKV, via the coding sequence ATGAAGAAAACGTCaaaaaaagaacttgacatacaCATAAATTATCACACCAAGGAACGCCAATGGCTATGTCCCAAGTGTTCAATGTTATTCTATAGTGCTAATGATTTACGTTCCCATGACAAGATAGTGCATTTAAGAATACGACGCTTTTTTTGCCGCTTTTGTGATCAAGCCTTTGCTAAAAACTATGCCCTTAAACATCATGAGATGAGGCATACGGGTGAAAAACCGCATGTATGTTCTGAATGCGGCAAGGGCTTTATACAAATGGTCTCACTGAGGACACACATGAAAAGTCATAAACTGTGCGAGCAAAAGAAatccacaaaaacaaataaaggggAAAAGGTCTAA
- the LOC106086862 gene encoding U3 small nucleolar RNA-associated protein 6 homolog: protein MAEILKEIQERDLPEYEAIKSSGICTEEELHKLMRERERFETKIIQSKKSLVNYIEYIQFEKNTHKWVMEKEKQLHCTLPDVKRSIIQRIIKLYRNGTQQFPQEERLWKSFIQFSKKSNPGQVAGIYEKMLAYHGDKDAVWCDFALWAYESTKILKTVTEIFLRALKRNPTSEVLNLAFFDILIKETARITDVSSTLNVMERQLGLERALLLYRNNRSKITNVSYYLKLLERCEEPEYVNCTALLQKEIVEDIMKYFFAEPSVWDYLAQRELRGYNIVDLQEVTALQVAEIKDNQMDTGDSPLINENIWKHRNLKVRIELCFKAYEKAVEVLPNETMWSYFINAMLDLNQDMSTEGDMKRYCLSKAFNMGHKSQLMSVTHYKALVEMLLKSPPNGISRVETILQEVVEFKNTVEIYELWMQVYSKTQNEARFYEIFIKANKELGFAKCVSLWHLAIKFYEAYYDEYPKKLHGILQEAAKQIHPEFGVFRAYLVEYTMRYETLKKARELYDELCQIPPPCLELHRKMAEIEKQAKTKSSDISRMRLCYENAVHYFGKSYTDVWIELLKFERDLGDFKKMSPIYDRAKSTLNPDLVDSFISEYSLLKVLS, encoded by the exons ATGGCAGAGATATTAAAAGAAATTCAGGAGCGCGATTTACCTGAATATGAAGCCATTAAATCCAGTGGCATATGTACCGAAGAGGAGTTGCACAAATTGATGCGAGAACGCGAACGTTTCGAGACAAAAATCATCCAGAGCAAGAAAAGTCTGGTCAACTACATTGAATACATTCAATTCGAGAAGAACACACACAAATGGGTAATGGAGAAGGAGAAACAATTGCATTGCACCTTGCCCGATGTTAAGAGGTCGATTATACAGCGCATCATAAAACTTTATAGGAATGGTACACAACAATTTCCACAAGAGGAGCGATTATGGAAGAGTTTCATACAGTTTAGtaaaaaatcaaatccgggACAAGTTGCTGGTATCTATGAGAAAATGTTGGCG tATCATGGCGATAAGGATGCTGTATGGTGTGATTTTGCCCTTTGGGCATATGAAtccacaaaaatattaaaaactgtCACCGAAATTTTCTTGCGTGCTCTAAAACGCAATCCCACCTCAGAAGTTTtaaatttggcattttttgatattctcaTAAAAGAAACGGCTCGCATTACTGATGTCAGTAGTACTCTCAATGTTATGGAACGTCAACTTGGTCTGGAGCGTGCCCTGCTGCTCTATCGCAATAACAGATCGAAAATAACTAATGTCTCCTATTATCTAAAACTCTTGGAGAGATGTGAAGAACCGGAATATGTAAACTGCACTGCATTATTGCAAAAGGAAATTGTCGAAGATATTATGAAATATTTCTTTGCCGAACCCAGTGTCTGGGATTATTTGGCCCAACGGGAGTTGCGTGGTTATAACATCGTAGATTTGCAAGAGGTTACAGCGCTACAGGTGGCAGAGATAAAAGACAATCAAATGGATACTGGCGACAGCCCGctaataaatgaaaatatatgGAAACATCGAAATCTAAAGGTGCGCATTGAACTTTGTTTCAAGGCTTATGAGAAGGCAGTAGAAGTTTTGCCCAATGAAACCATGTGGTCATACTTCATAAATGCCATGCTAGATCTAAATCAAGACATGAGTACTGAGGGTGATATGAAGAGATATTGTTTGTCCAAAGCCTTCAATATGGGCCATAAATCGCAGCTGATGAGTGTCACACATTATAAGGCTTTGGTGGAAATGTTACTGAAATCACCACCTAATGGCATTAGCCGAGTGGAGACCATATTGCAGGAAGTTGTAGAATTTAAAAATACCGTAGAAATCTATGAGTTATGGATGCAGGTGTATAGCAAAACACAAAACGAGGCTAGATTTTATGAGATATTTATCAAGGCCAATAAAGAATTGGGTTTTGCCAAATGTGTTTCGCTCTGGCATTTAGCTATAAAATTCTACGAAGCCTACTATGATGAATATCCAAAGAAATTGCATGGAATTTTGCAGGAAGCTGCCAAACAAATACACCCTGAATTTGGAGTTTTTCGAGCTTATCTAGTGGAGTACACAATGAGATATGAAACGTTAAAGAAAGCAAGAGAATTGTATGATGAGTTATGTCAGATTCCACCACCATGCCTGGAGTTGCATAGAAAAATGGCAGAAATTGAAAAGCAAGCCAAAACCAag tcCAGCGACATTTCACGCATGCGCTTATGCTATGAAAATGCTGTCCACTATTTTGGCAAATCCTATACCGATGTATGGATAGAGCTACTAAAGTTCGAACGTGACTTGGGTGACTTTAAGAAAATGTCCCCCATTTATGATAGAGCAAAATCTACTTTAAATCCCGATTTGGTGGACTCTTTTATATCGGAATATTCGTTGCTTAAGGTATTATCATAA